In Candidatus Methanosphaera massiliense, the following are encoded in one genomic region:
- the radB gene encoding DNA repair and recombination protein RadB → MKTLSDLTKYNLIPTNSSLDEILGGGVEKGCITQFYGPPGCGKTNIALKILYEATKNGKKAIFMDTEGGLSLERIQQIAGPDFNSISGNIFLLEPSSFDEQQLEIQNIEDLLKKEESIDILIIDSIVALYRIEEGDPSEINKKLGRLMAHLLKMSRDYDIAVVITNQIYSPFDSDDLIVEPIGGTVLKYWSKVIIEIERKIGSTARTAILQRHKTKAPGQSVTFEIVDNGIT, encoded by the coding sequence ATGAAAACACTTTCAGATTTAACAAAATATAATTTAATTCCAACTAATTCCTCACTTGATGAAATACTAGGGGGAGGCGTTGAGAAAGGTTGTATCACACAGTTTTATGGACCACCGGGCTGTGGAAAAACTAATATTGCCTTGAAAATATTATATGAAGCCACAAAGAATGGTAAAAAAGCCATATTCATGGATACTGAGGGTGGATTATCATTGGAACGTATTCAACAAATAGCGGGACCTGATTTTAATTCTATATCAGGTAATATTTTTCTATTAGAACCATCTTCCTTTGATGAACAACAACTAGAAATACAAAATATAGAAGACCTACTAAAAAAAGAAGAATCCATTGATATATTAATCATAGATTCTATTGTAGCATTATATCGTATTGAAGAGGGTGACCCCTCTGAAATTAATAAAAAACTAGGAAGACTAATGGCACATCTGCTTAAAATGAGTAGAGATTATGACATAGCGGTAGTAATAACAAATCAAATATATTCCCCATTTGATTCTGATGATTTAATAGTTGAACCTATTGGGGGAACAGTCCTAAAGTATTGGAGTAAAGTAATTATTGAAATTGAAAGAAAAATAGGTTCAACGGCGAGAACTGCGATATTACAAAGACATAAAACAAAGGCGCCAGGCCAATCAGTAACATTTGAAATTGTAGATAACGGAATAACATAA
- a CDS encoding pyridoxal phosphate-dependent aminotransferase, translating to MVFKKKEKRVPNGFDSINDFFDYTYKKEDLIWMGQNTNHLQKDKHIEDALITAAKKRDYCKYPPPEGFPELKKLILKDLDLNPNLFDVQITSSATESLYLAISTSLYHVTNTIASDPGYLIINNFCNRFGNHVKEVPIYNEECGYKLTPDLIKENIDMETKLIVLIDPLNPLGTAYTKEEIKEIAEIAKENNIIVLHDITYRDFARDHTLVAKYAPEHTITIYSFSKIFGMAGLRIGAVICSPDLMRPIRASVINDLGTNSLAQEAAIAGLETKDKWVNDIRETCFRNQKIIKEAVDETPGTFLPVYPSDANMMVIDVSGTGLKPVEISEYLLQEKNIFVREGNYTSKLFGERYIRVSYSIPTEEVMEFKKEFKNAILTLQERKKE from the coding sequence ATGGTATTTAAGAAAAAAGAGAAAAGAGTACCGAATGGATTTGATTCAATTAATGATTTTTTCGATTACACATACAAAAAAGAGGATCTAATATGGATGGGACAAAATACAAACCATCTACAGAAAGATAAACATATAGAGGATGCTCTAATAACAGCAGCAAAGAAGAGAGATTACTGTAAATATCCACCACCAGAAGGATTTCCAGAATTAAAAAAATTAATACTCAAGGATTTAGACTTAAATCCTAATCTATTTGATGTGCAAATTACTTCTAGTGCTACAGAATCATTATATCTAGCAATAAGTACATCATTATATCATGTTACAAATACAATAGCATCAGATCCGGGATATCTTATAATCAATAACTTCTGTAATAGATTTGGAAACCACGTAAAAGAAGTACCAATATACAATGAGGAATGCGGTTACAAGTTAACACCAGATTTAATTAAAGAAAATATTGACATGGAAACAAAACTAATAGTATTAATTGATCCATTAAATCCACTGGGAACAGCATATACTAAAGAGGAAATAAAAGAAATAGCAGAAATAGCAAAAGAAAATAATATCATTGTTTTACATGATATAACATACCGTGACTTTGCAAGAGATCATACACTAGTAGCAAAATATGCACCAGAACATACAATAACAATATACAGTTTTTCAAAAATATTTGGTATGGCAGGTCTACGTATAGGTGCAGTAATCTGTTCTCCAGATTTAATGAGACCTATAAGAGCAAGTGTTATAAATGATTTAGGAACAAACTCATTAGCACAGGAAGCTGCAATAGCAGGACTAGAAACAAAGGATAAATGGGTTAATGATATAAGAGAAACTTGTTTCAGAAATCAAAAAATAATAAAAGAAGCTGTTGATGAAACACCTGGAACATTTCTGCCTGTATATCCTTCAGATGCTAATATGATGGTTATAGATGTGTCAGGAACAGGATTAAAACCAGTTGAAATATCAGAATACTTGTTACAGGAAAAGAATATCTTTGTAAGAGAAGGAAACTATACAAGTAAACTCTTTGGTGAGAGATATATAAGAGTAAGTTATTCCATACCAACAGAAGAAGTTATGGAATTCAAAAAAGAGTTTAAAAATGCTATTTTAACATTGCAGGAACGGAAAAAAGAATAA
- a CDS encoding PRC-barrel domain-containing protein — translation MKITEIIDKKVLDDDANEIGKVQDIDVDLKENRINNITINSNELSLRKTVVVADIDMISEVGDYILLNVPKSEISKTDESKEVPDVEVVNPSELEEKSKSN, via the coding sequence ATGAAAATTACTGAAATTATCGATAAAAAAGTATTAGATGACGATGCTAATGAAATAGGTAAAGTTCAAGATATTGATGTTGATCTTAAAGAAAATAGAATCAATAATATTACTATCAACTCTAATGAGTTAAGTTTAAGAAAAACTGTGGTAGTAGCAGATATAGATATGATTTCTGAGGTAGGTGACTATATATTATTAAATGTACCTAAATCTGAAATTTCCAAAACAGACGAATCCAAAGAAGTTCCAGATGTAGAAGTAGTTAATCCAAGTGAATTAGAAGAAAAAAGTAAATCTAACTAA
- a CDS encoding tRNA uridine(34) 5-carboxymethylaminomethyl modification radical SAM/GNAT enzyme Elp3 gives MEDACRLIIEKALENNITTKKELEKLKIQTCRDLKLKGFMSNSKILQYAKPEELETLRPILMKKPTRTISGVAIVAVMCHPHKCPHGRCKYCPESSVAPPSYTGEEPAALRARMFSFHPYVQTFNRLYQLRNIGHPIDKVELIIMGGTFASRPLDYQEWFVTQCLRAMNDFESIINTIPRNQKEADIVPPTDFKYLHDVKKSNEHSKVRCVGLTFETRPDYSKTEDVNRMLGFGVTRVELGVQTLYNYIYKRIDRGHRIQDVVEANQTLRDSGIKVAMHMMPGLYSTPRSDLNMFKRLFTEPSFCPDMLKIYPCLVTEGSEFYEMWKRGEYEPYTSEQAVDLIVEVKKILPKWVRTMRIQRDIPATLIDAGVKKSNLGELVYNRLEEENIQCQCIRCREVGHKRAHGIEPDYDNIELLRTDYDVTGGHEIFLSIEDPGNDIIIGFTRLRIPSKNTFRPEITPNSALIRELHVYGQMQKIGKNKENLWQHKGYGGRLLHEAERIAKEEYEKNKLLIISGIGVRDYYRKLGYHKDGPYMSKFI, from the coding sequence ATGGAAGATGCTTGCAGACTAATAATTGAAAAAGCTCTTGAAAACAACATCACAACAAAGAAAGAGTTGGAAAAATTAAAAATACAAACTTGCAGGGATTTAAAATTAAAGGGATTTATGAGTAATTCTAAGATATTACAATATGCAAAACCAGAAGAACTAGAAACATTAAGACCTATTTTAATGAAAAAGCCTACTAGGACAATTTCTGGAGTAGCTATTGTTGCAGTCATGTGTCATCCACATAAATGTCCTCATGGACGATGTAAATATTGTCCTGAAAGTAGTGTAGCTCCTCCTAGTTATACTGGTGAAGAGCCTGCAGCATTAAGAGCAAGAATGTTTAGCTTCCATCCTTATGTACAAACATTTAATAGATTATATCAATTAAGAAATATTGGACATCCAATTGATAAGGTTGAATTAATAATAATGGGTGGAACATTTGCATCAAGACCACTTGATTACCAGGAATGGTTTGTAACACAATGTTTAAGGGCAATGAATGATTTTGAATCTATCATCAATACCATACCAAGAAATCAGAAAGAGGCAGATATAGTACCGCCAACAGATTTCAAGTACTTACATGATGTGAAGAAAAGTAATGAACATAGTAAAGTAAGATGTGTTGGTTTAACCTTTGAAACAAGGCCGGACTACTCTAAAACTGAAGATGTTAATAGAATGTTAGGATTTGGAGTTACAAGAGTAGAACTGGGAGTTCAGACATTATATAATTATATTTATAAACGAATAGATAGAGGTCATAGAATTCAGGATGTAGTTGAGGCAAACCAGACACTCAGAGATTCTGGAATAAAAGTAGCAATGCATATGATGCCGGGATTATATTCAACGCCTAGAAGTGACCTTAACATGTTTAAACGATTATTTACAGAGCCATCCTTCTGTCCAGACATGTTAAAGATATATCCATGTTTAGTAACAGAGGGCTCTGAATTCTATGAAATGTGGAAAAGAGGCGAGTATGAACCATACACCTCTGAGCAGGCAGTGGATTTAATAGTTGAAGTAAAGAAAATACTACCAAAATGGGTACGTACAATGAGAATTCAGAGAGATATACCAGCTACTTTAATTGATGCGGGAGTAAAGAAATCAAATCTTGGGGAATTAGTATACAACAGATTAGAAGAGGAGAATATTCAGTGTCAATGTATACGTTGTAGAGAGGTTGGTCATAAGAGAGCTCATGGTATAGAACCAGATTATGATAATATTGAATTACTACGAACTGATTATGATGTCACGGGCGGTCATGAAATATTCTTATCAATAGAAGACCCTGGTAATGATATTATCATAGGATTTACTAGGCTAAGAATTCCTTCAAAGAATACATTTAGACCAGAAATAACACCAAATAGTGCTCTTATAAGAGAATTACATGTTTATGGTCAAATGCAGAAAATAGGTAAGAACAAGGAAAATCTATGGCAACACAAAGGATATGGTGGAAGACTGCTACATGAGGCTGAACGAATAGCTAAGGAAGAGTATGAAAAGAATAAATTACTAATAATTAGTGGTATTGGTGTTAGAGATTACTATAGAAAACTAGGATATCATAAAGATGGACCATACATGTCAAAATTTATATAA
- a CDS encoding beta-ribofuranosylaminobenzene 5'-phosphate synthase: protein MRLETSARLHLSLIDLNGSEGRVDGGIGIAIKEPSLIIECEENDSQTEILFNDKCNISNSDDEYTSKMLIASKNMQDYLGIEKHYTFNVEEIYPIHQGLGLGTQLLLSTGQLIAKLNEIDLGIYELAKIIHRGGTSGIGVHSFKYGGLLIDGGHRTSIKNDFLPSSASNVAPPPLLARYDFPEDWNIILAIPNTDNGASGTKEVNIFQSYSPVDIRDVERISYLTLMKLMPAVIEEDITYFGDAINKIQSIGFKKVERNLQSDKINNTINYMIDNGIPGAGMSSFGPTCFGITDTNPKAIKRDLIDLMDNDGKVIITKGKNHGACIKE from the coding sequence TTGAGATTGGAAACTTCAGCAAGACTACATTTATCATTAATTGACCTGAATGGGTCAGAGGGACGTGTTGATGGTGGTATTGGAATAGCCATTAAGGAACCATCATTAATTATAGAATGTGAGGAGAATGATTCTCAAACTGAAATATTGTTTAATGATAAATGTAATATTTCTAATTCTGATGATGAATATACTTCAAAGATGTTAATTGCATCAAAGAATATGCAGGATTATCTTGGTATAGAAAAGCATTATACATTTAATGTAGAGGAAATATATCCTATACATCAGGGTTTAGGATTAGGAACACAGTTGCTCTTATCAACTGGACAATTAATTGCTAAATTAAATGAGATTGACCTAGGAATCTATGAATTAGCAAAGATAATACATCGTGGTGGAACAAGTGGTATTGGTGTACATTCATTTAAGTATGGTGGACTACTGATAGATGGTGGTCATAGAACGTCAATAAAGAATGATTTTTTACCCTCATCAGCATCAAATGTAGCTCCTCCACCCTTACTGGCACGATATGATTTCCCCGAGGATTGGAATATAATACTAGCAATACCAAACACAGATAATGGAGCATCAGGAACAAAGGAAGTAAACATCTTCCAATCATACTCACCAGTAGATATACGGGATGTTGAAAGAATATCCTATCTTACATTAATGAAGTTAATGCCAGCAGTAATAGAAGAAGATATAACCTACTTCGGTGATGCAATAAATAAAATACAATCAATAGGATTTAAAAAAGTAGAACGAAACCTGCAATCAGATAAAATTAACAATACTATAAATTACATGATAGATAATGGTATTCCTGGAGCAGGAATGAGTTCCTTCGGGCCGACATGCTTTGGTATAACAGATACAAATCCCAAGGCAATAAAAAGAGACCTAATTGATTTAATGGATAATGACGGTAAAGTAATAATAACTAAAGGAAAAAATCACGGAGCATGTATAAAAGAATAA
- the hacB gene encoding homoaconitase small subunit, whose translation MKNMEGKVWKFRDCIDTDVIIAGRYLRTFNPEDLAAHVMEAEDPEFAGKVNKGDIIVGGWNFGCGSSREQAPVAIKTAGVSVIIAKSFARIFYRNAINIGLPVVTADIEVDEGDIVEVNVNDGIIINKTTRKTFKIKPFDPTMLDILENGGVVNQYLKNKNEG comes from the coding sequence ATGAAAAATATGGAAGGAAAAGTTTGGAAATTTAGAGATTGTATAGATACAGATGTAATAATAGCAGGAAGATACCTAAGAACATTTAACCCAGAAGATTTAGCAGCACACGTAATGGAAGCAGAAGACCCAGAATTTGCAGGTAAGGTAAATAAGGGTGACATAATAGTCGGCGGATGGAATTTCGGATGTGGATCTTCACGTGAACAAGCACCAGTTGCAATAAAAACAGCAGGTGTATCAGTAATAATAGCTAAATCCTTTGCTAGAATATTCTATAGAAATGCAATAAACATAGGATTACCAGTAGTAACCGCAGATATAGAAGTAGATGAAGGAGATATTGTAGAAGTAAATGTGAATGATGGTATCATAATAAACAAAACAACCAGAAAAACATTTAAAATAAAACCATTTGACCCAACAATGTTAGATATACTAGAAAATGGTGGAGTAGTTAATCAATACTTAAAAAATAAGAATGAGGGATAG
- a CDS encoding HVO_0476 family zinc finger protein yields the protein MVCPVCGYDEFEVIKSKGKKNRDLLVKCDECGHVYHETAPEEAHEVKVRVIISEFETSWKTNVTLYSDEYLEVGTILYIDDKDVEVTSIETKEEKRLYECPVIDIKTIWAKSLDTLARIGLSIDNHGTVLSHKLEVERDFIFTIGDVCEVNGLKFRVYAFKTLERNMRKGYAYAKVIKRVYGRLLPRNDKSRVNYDLSEYVVKTTIKEKDYN from the coding sequence ATGGTATGTCCAGTATGTGGCTATGATGAATTTGAAGTAATAAAAAGTAAGGGTAAAAAAAACAGAGATTTACTAGTAAAATGTGACGAATGTGGTCATGTTTATCATGAAACAGCACCTGAAGAAGCACATGAAGTAAAAGTAAGAGTTATTATCAGTGAATTTGAAACATCATGGAAGACTAACGTTACCCTGTACTCTGATGAATACTTGGAAGTAGGAACAATATTATATATTGATGATAAAGATGTTGAAGTAACTTCTATCGAAACCAAGGAAGAAAAAAGATTATATGAATGTCCTGTCATTGATATAAAAACAATATGGGCTAAATCACTAGATACCTTAGCACGTATAGGATTATCAATTGATAATCATGGAACTGTATTATCACATAAACTAGAAGTAGAACGTGACTTTATATTCACAATAGGTGATGTTTGTGAAGTCAACGGACTAAAATTCAGAGTATATGCATTTAAAACGTTAGAACGTAATATGAGAAAAGGATATGCATATGCTAAGGTAATTAAGAGAGTATATGGAAGATTATTACCTAGAAACGATAAATCAAGGGTAAACTATGATTTATCTGAATATGTTGTAAAAACCACTATAAAAGAAAAAGACTATAATTAA
- a CDS encoding tRNA (N(6)-L-threonylcarbamoyladenosine(37)-C(2))-methylthiotransferase, which translates to MKIYIETHGCTFNQADSDIMAKMLSETHEIVQDMADADVIILNTCYVKLPTEQKMITQIRNIKMKYPDKKLIVGGCMVEVDPERLNKFAGDDCWIGPHKVDKINDVVDKAIKGEVVHEYGKTNLVKAGVGIKSSNSLIHILQICEGCEGQCTFCCTRLARGYLVSYPIDVLVEEAKDAISNGCKELQVTAQDTACFGNDTGESFAELLNRLGSLEGDFKIRVGMMHPKSLKGKLHDVIDAFKNNDKIFKFVHLPVQTGSDKVLTEMNRMHTLDEYKYIVNEFRKEIPDISLATDIIVGYPTETEEDFSETLDLIREIKPDIIHISKYMHRPGAISNSLDEIDHKVMKDRSHRVNDVKSEVMLENNKKYEGTTQRVLIIGEGSTGGYVGYTDTYKNVIVDNAKIGTFVNVKILEGKRTYLLAEVIQ; encoded by the coding sequence ATGAAAATATATATAGAAACTCATGGCTGTACTTTTAATCAAGCTGATAGTGATATAATGGCTAAGATGCTGTCAGAAACTCATGAAATTGTTCAGGATATGGCTGATGCTGATGTTATTATATTAAATACTTGTTATGTTAAACTTCCAACAGAACAGAAGATGATTACTCAGATTCGAAATATAAAAATGAAGTACCCTGACAAGAAGCTTATCGTTGGAGGATGTATGGTTGAAGTAGATCCTGAAAGACTTAATAAGTTTGCAGGAGATGATTGCTGGATTGGTCCTCATAAAGTAGATAAAATTAATGATGTTGTTGACAAGGCAATTAAAGGCGAAGTAGTTCATGAATATGGAAAAACAAATCTCGTCAAGGCAGGAGTAGGTATAAAATCAAGTAATTCCTTAATACATATCTTACAAATTTGTGAAGGATGTGAAGGTCAATGTACATTCTGCTGTACACGTCTTGCAAGAGGATATCTTGTAAGTTATCCTATTGATGTACTTGTAGAGGAAGCAAAGGATGCAATTAGCAATGGCTGTAAAGAATTACAAGTAACTGCTCAGGATACTGCATGCTTTGGTAATGATACTGGTGAATCCTTTGCCGAGTTATTAAATAGGCTTGGTTCTCTTGAGGGTGATTTTAAGATTCGTGTTGGAATGATGCATCCTAAAAGTCTTAAGGGTAAACTTCATGATGTTATTGATGCATTTAAAAATAATGATAAAATCTTTAAATTTGTACATCTTCCAGTTCAAACAGGCAGTGATAAGGTTTTAACTGAAATGAATAGAATGCATACACTTGATGAGTACAAATATATTGTGAATGAATTCCGTAAAGAGATACCTGATATTTCTTTAGCAACAGATATTATTGTTGGTTATCCAACAGAGACTGAAGAGGATTTCAGTGAAACACTTGATTTAATAAGGGAGATTAAGCCAGATATTATTCATATTTCTAAGTATATGCACAGACCTGGTGCTATATCTAATAGTCTGGATGAAATTGATCACAAGGTTATGAAGGATAGATCTCACAGAGTAAATGATGTGAAATCAGAAGTTATGCTTGAAAATAACAAGAAATATGAAGGTACCACACAACGTGTGTTAATAATAGGCGAAGGTTCTACAGGTGGATATGTAGGCTACACAGATACTTATAAAAATGTTATAGTAGATAATGCTAAAATAGGTACATTTGTTAATGTAAAGATTTTAGAAGGGAAAAGAACATACTTACTAGCAGAAGTAATTCAATAA
- a CDS encoding GerW family sporulation protein, translating into MNLDNSIEKTLSEIQKVMNTDSIIGSPLTIKDKTIIPISKTALGFGIGLGNHEGDKNTEIGGAGGGGSIDPIAFVVIYDNVPGPNGVEVVPVEGNDTPIEDLLNGLGQFVFDFLSNRNAQPAQDVPNDVDIDDIKTKVKEVPEE; encoded by the coding sequence ATGAATCTTGATAACTCAATAGAAAAAACATTATCTGAAATTCAGAAAGTTATGAATACTGATAGTATCATTGGTTCACCTTTAACAATTAAGGACAAAACAATTATTCCTATTTCAAAAACAGCTTTAGGTTTTGGAATAGGTTTAGGTAACCATGAAGGAGATAAAAATACTGAAATTGGCGGAGCTGGTGGTGGTGGCTCAATAGATCCTATTGCATTTGTAGTTATATATGATAATGTTCCAGGACCTAACGGCGTGGAAGTAGTACCTGTTGAAGGTAATGATACACCAATTGAAGATTTATTAAATGGTTTAGGACAATTTGTTTTTGATTTTCTCAGTAACAGAAATGCTCAGCCAGCACAAGATGTTCCGAACGATGTAGATATTGATGATATTAAAACAAAAGTTAAAGAGGTTCCTGAGGAATAG
- a CDS encoding histone family protein → MSQLPLTPLGRIIKNGGAERVSEDAKVELSEFLEDQAAELAKLALDNAKENSRKTLKAEDIAVAYKKL, encoded by the coding sequence ATGTCTCAATTACCATTAACACCATTAGGAAGAATTATTAAAAATGGTGGAGCAGAACGTGTAAGCGAAGATGCTAAAGTAGAACTATCAGAATTTTTAGAAGATCAAGCTGCTGAACTAGCAAAACTTGCATTAGACAATGCTAAAGAAAACAGTAGAAAAACTTTAAAAGCAGAAGATATTGCAGTAGCTTACAAAAAATTATAA
- the tes gene encoding tetraether lipid synthase Tes — protein sequence MKITKTKSLCPECLKILDAEVYEEDNTIYIEKTCPEHGTFKNTYWHDAEAYKKAIKYEAEPHRLTNLNENIKGECPSNCGLCKEHESQTVLGLIDVTNRCNLRCPICFANAAASGTLFEPSQDEIRQMLRNLRKNQPVPTPAIQYAGGEPTVRDDIVDLIKMAKEEGFTHTQIATNGIALANNENLAQELKDAGLNTVYLQFDGVTEEPYLKTRNANILHKKIEAIENCRKASLGIVLVPTLVKGINEDQIGDIIQFALDNIDVIRGVNFQPVSFAGRTPTDKVEEQRITIDDFMHLVKEQTDCDITEDAFYSASTVAPISDLIAALNGTDEEVTLTCHEHCGVGTYVFKEKDGSVIPITDFIDVDKFMEILENTIPGLEKDSKLSKSKAIAKAVKNLPKTIDTDKSPSYIDITSLLKNIFIKKDYDALGDFHMNALLISSMHFMDPFNFDQNRVEKCVIHYATPDGRIIPFCSMNNIYREEIEEKCHVPLDSDRAKAIMENIRQAKLDSLKKEQAGK from the coding sequence ATTAAAATAACAAAAACTAAAAGCTTATGTCCAGAATGTCTAAAAATACTAGATGCAGAGGTATATGAAGAGGACAATACAATATATATCGAAAAAACATGCCCAGAACACGGAACATTTAAGAACACTTACTGGCACGACGCTGAAGCATATAAAAAAGCAATAAAATATGAAGCAGAGCCACATAGACTAACAAACTTAAATGAAAATATTAAAGGGGAATGTCCTTCAAACTGTGGATTATGTAAAGAACATGAAAGTCAAACAGTGCTCGGATTGATTGACGTTACTAACAGATGCAACCTAAGATGTCCAATATGCTTTGCAAATGCAGCTGCATCAGGAACACTTTTCGAGCCATCCCAAGATGAAATAAGACAAATGCTAAGAAATTTACGTAAAAACCAGCCAGTACCAACACCAGCTATCCAATACGCAGGTGGAGAACCAACAGTACGTGATGACATTGTAGATTTAATTAAAATGGCTAAAGAAGAAGGATTTACCCATACACAAATTGCAACAAATGGAATTGCCTTAGCAAATAATGAAAACTTAGCACAGGAATTAAAAGACGCTGGCTTAAACACAGTATACTTACAATTCGATGGTGTAACAGAAGAACCATATCTAAAAACAAGAAATGCAAACATACTTCATAAAAAAATAGAAGCTATAGAAAACTGTAGGAAAGCAAGTTTAGGAATAGTTCTTGTACCTACATTAGTAAAAGGAATAAATGAAGATCAAATTGGGGATATTATTCAATTTGCATTAGATAATATTGATGTTATAAGAGGCGTAAACTTCCAACCTGTATCATTTGCAGGCCGTACACCAACAGATAAAGTAGAAGAACAACGTATCACCATAGATGACTTTATGCATCTTGTTAAAGAACAGACAGATTGTGATATAACTGAGGATGCATTCTATTCAGCTTCAACAGTAGCTCCAATATCTGATTTAATAGCAGCACTCAATGGAACAGATGAAGAAGTTACATTAACTTGTCACGAACATTGTGGTGTAGGTACCTATGTATTTAAAGAAAAAGATGGTAGTGTAATCCCAATTACTGACTTTATTGACGTGGATAAATTCATGGAAATACTTGAAAACACAATTCCTGGTCTAGAAAAAGATTCAAAATTATCAAAATCTAAAGCAATTGCAAAAGCAGTTAAAAACCTACCTAAAACTATTGATACTGATAAATCACCATCTTACATTGATATTACAAGTCTACTTAAAAACATATTTATCAAAAAGGATTATGATGCACTTGGTGACTTCCATATGAATGCATTACTTATTTCATCAATGCACTTCATGGATCCATTTAACTTTGATCAGAACAGAGTGGAAAAATGTGTAATTCATTACGCAACTCCTGATGGTAGAATTATTCCTTTCTGTTCAATGAATAATATATACAGAGAAGAAATTGAGGAAAAATGTCACGTTCCATTAGATTCTGATAGAGCTAAAGCTATAATGGAAAATATTAGACAAGCAAAATTAGATAGTCTTAAAAAAGAACAAGCAGGAAAATAG
- a CDS encoding CDP-2,3-bis-(O-geranylgeranyl)-sn-glycerol synthase gives MDIINLIIYSIYLMIPAYLANGSALVFGGGTPLDLGHDAWDGRRLVGDGVTWRGIIGGGLFGMIIGGLLGWLASYGLGDYFFNISAIQITMVSGYIPKGLLIGLLLGFGALIGDAIGSFIKRRLNFERGKPVPLLDQLDFVVVALIFISPFIQLTWQMILIILVVSVFLHLGANIFAYLIHLKDVWY, from the coding sequence ATGGACATCATAAATTTAATAATTTATTCAATATACTTGATGATTCCAGCATATCTTGCTAATGGTTCAGCATTAGTATTCGGTGGAGGAACACCCTTAGATTTGGGGCATGATGCATGGGATGGTCGAAGATTAGTTGGTGATGGTGTCACATGGAGAGGTATTATTGGAGGAGGCCTTTTTGGAATGATCATTGGTGGTCTTCTAGGATGGTTAGCTTCCTATGGATTAGGTGATTACTTCTTTAACATCTCAGCTATTCAGATAACAATGGTTTCCGGTTATATTCCTAAAGGATTACTAATTGGATTATTATTAGGGTTTGGTGCTTTAATCGGTGATGCAATTGGTAGTTTTATTAAACGTAGACTTAACTTTGAACGTGGAAAACCAGTACCACTACTTGATCAATTAGATTTTGTAGTTGTTGCATTAATATTCATATCACCATTCATACAATTAACATGGCAAATGATATTGATTATTCTTGTAGTTAGTGTATTTTTACATTTAGGTGCAAACATCTTTGCTTATCTTATTCATTTAAAAGATGTTTGGTATTGA